In Xyrauchen texanus isolate HMW12.3.18 chromosome 27, RBS_HiC_50CHRs, whole genome shotgun sequence, one genomic interval encodes:
- the LOC127621327 gene encoding cell division control protein 45 homolog: MFVTDIRKDFYDVVVNQRVALLVSPDIDGLCACKVLQALFHCDQVQYTLVPVMGWQDLGTAFMEHKEQYQYFVLINCGANVDLLETLQPEEDSVFFICDTHRPVDVVNVYNDTQIKLLIKQDDDLGIPSYDDIFRDDEEEEGGDGDDSGNESDGSTEPSGKRRRYDEGALERRIERQRARREWEARRREILFDYEQFEFHGTSAAMVMFELAWVMSKDTKDMLWWSVIGLTDQWVHDKIPHMKYVTDIATLQRHVSRHNHRNEDEENSLSIDCMRISFEYDLRLVLYQHWSLYESICNSCYTSCSFKIWSMNGQKKLQEFLADMGLPLKQVRQKFNSMDMSIKENLREVIEESANKFGMKDIRVQTFGVHFGFKNKFLASDVVHAAAALLENVEKDETPTDNFIKALDSLSRSNLERLHLGINLAKKKLKAIQQTVASCICTNLILSQGPFLYCHLMEGTPDVKLFSKPLALTLLCKYLLKAFVCSTRNKRCKILPLIMAAPLDVEKGTVIVLGIPPESDTSDKKNFFGRAFEKAAESTSSRTLHDHFDTSIIELKMEDRGKFLDALITLLS, translated from the exons ATGTTTGTGACCGATATTCGAAAGGATTTTTATGATGTTGTCGTTAATCAG AGAGTGGCTTTGCTGGTGTCTCCTGACATTGATGGCCTCTGTGCATGTAAAGTGCTGCAG GCTCTGTTTCACTGTGATCAAGTCCAGTACACACTGGTCCCTGTCATGGGATGGCAGGATTTGGGGACTGCGTTTATGGAGCACAAAGAACAG TACCAGTATTTTGTTTTGATAAACTGTGGGGCAAATGTGGACctgctggagacccttcagcctGAGGAAGACTCTGTGTTCTTCATCTGTGATACGCACAGACCTGTTGATGTTGTCAATGTTTACAATGACACTCAG ATTAAGCTCCTGATAAAGCAAGATGATGATCTTGGCATTCCATCCTATGATGACATCTTCCGTGATGATGAGGAAGAGGAAGGAGGTGACGGAGATGATTCTGGGAATGAGAGCGACGGCAGCACAGAGCCTTCTGGGAAACGGAGGCGTTATGACGAG GGTGCATTGGAAAGGAGAATAGAGCGGCAACGGGCTCGACGTGAATGGGAAGCTCGCAG GAGAGAGATTCTATTTGACTATGAGCAATTTGAGTTCCATGGAACCTCC GCGGCAATGGTGATGTTTGAGCTGGCCTGGGTAATGTCTAAAGACACCAAAGACATGCTGTG GTGGAGCGTTATTGGACTGACTGATCAGTGGGTTCACGACAAAATTCCACA CATGAAATATGTGACGGACATCGCAACTCTGCAACGTCACGTGTCCCGACACAATCATAGAAACGAGGATGAAGAGAACTCGCTCTCCATCGACTGCATGAGGATCTCATTTGAATACGA TCTGCGTTTGGTGTTGTATCAGCACTGGTCTCTGTACGAGAGCATCTGTAACTCCTGCTACACTTCCTGCAGCTTTAAAATCTGGTCtatgaatggacagaagaaactGCAGGAGTTCCTGGCAGACATGGG TCTCCCACTCAAGCAggtgcggcagaagtttaacTCCATGGATATGTCGATCAAAGAGAACCTGCGTGAAGTCATCGAGGAATCGGCCAATAAATTTGG TATGAAAGATATTCGTGTTCAGACGTTCGGCGTACACTTTGGCTTTAAGAACAAATTTCTGGCCAGTGATGTAGTTCACGCTGCTGCCGCCCTGCTGGAGAACGTGGAGAAGGACGAAACACCAACAGACAACTTCATCAAAGCTCTGGACTCTCTGTCCCG GAGTAATCTGGAGCGGTTGCATTTAGGTATCAATCTGGCGAAGAAGAAACTGAAGGCCATTCAGCAGACGGTGGCTAGCTGCATTTGCACAAACCTCATATTGTCACAGGGCCCTTTCCTTTACTGTCATTTAATGGAG GGAACACCAGACGTGAAGCTGTTCTCCAAACCTCTGGCACTGACTCTGCTTTGTAAATATCTGCTCAAAGCTTTCGTCTGCTCT ACAAGAAATAAACGTTGTAAAATCTTGCCGTTGATAATGGCCGCTCCTCTCGATGTGGAAAAGGGAACTGTGATCGTCCTGGGAATTCCACCAGAGTCAGACACTTCCGACAAGAAAAA TTTCTTTGGCAGGGCTTTTGAAAAGGCTGCTGAGAGCACCAGCTCCAGAACTCTGCATGATCATTTTGACACATCAA tAATTGAGCTAAAGATGGAGGATCGGGGCAAGTTTCTGGATGCGCTCATCACCCTACTATCATAA